CTTCACAGTCGGTCTCCCTCTCAACTCTCTCGCTCTCTCCCTTCACTTTTTCTATATTAAGTTTTTTTTAAAGTTCCTTTTGGCTAAAAATATGGCCCACATTTTTAGGAGGAATTTGGGTATATACTATCAAatcccttctctctctctctctctctctctctctctctctctctctctctctctctctctctctctctctctatatatatatatatatatatatatatatatatatatatatatatatatatgtgtgtgtgtgtgtgtgtgtgtgtgtgtgtgtgtgtgtgtgtgtgtgtgtgtgtgtgtgtgtgtgtgtgtgtgtgtgtgtgtgagagagagagagagagagagagagagagagagagagagagaatggaTTCTTCAAGAAAGCAACATTTCTTCTCCACTACCACGTTTCTTTAAAATTCTTAGCCTCAAGTATCTAACAGAGGCGTATCCAGGATTTTAAGAACATGGGTGCACCATTATCTTTAAGATAAATGTTTGGTTCGATTATATAAAATTTATGGTGATAACAAGTTCACGACTTCACGAGCAAactatattaatattatattcgCAAAAAATATCATTCACTTTACAATTGTCCTCGACGAGTTTTCATACTTTGAAAACGGTCGATAATAGCATCATTACTTACTGTTTTAAATATCTTACACTCTAACATGTGCTTTGAATCTTTCCACACCCTTGTTCCAACCCCTAAAATCATCTTTTGTAAATGCATCCCCTGTATTTCCACAGATTTCAAGTTCATtcttgaataaataataacacaAACAAAATGCCACATTTGCTTTTATGCTATACTCCAACCATTGAGAATATGGTCCCCTAAATCAAGTTGGACTAAACTGACGCATTTTACTCCCAATCTTAGTTTTAGGAAAGGTATGACCAATCGGTTGACAAGGCCCTTTGTTTATATAATATCTCCTCACTTCATCTCGAATATTAGGACCATAATCCGAAATTGGCATTCTTTCTTTGGGATCCGGTTCAAAAGATTTCAAATCAAGCACTTTATCAACATTTGAAAGTAGAGAAGGATTTGTCGATCTCTCTTTGAACTTCCGGAGCGATTTGTGAACTCATGGATGGCCAACTAGCACTAGAACTTGGTTCACCATTTTTCGGCTTGGTGAGAAATCTATCCATTTTAATCTTATGGATCGTtcctataaaattaaatattcaCACTTCTATTTAATCTATCTTAGTTcaaataaattgttaaattcaAATCAATCATATTAAAGCATGTCAGTCAACATATGAAAAAGTTATAGCACAAAAATTAGACATCTGTAGTTCTATACATGTATGTTTGAACTTATACACTTAAATTGTGTTTGGATTTGAGCAAGTTCTTCAATAAAGCTACAACGAGAGAATTAAAATACAGAGCAAGGAGAGAGTAGTTAGATACCTGAGGCTGGGAATTTTAAAGGAACGTGGCCGTGGAGAAGAAATGCTGCTTTCTTGAAGaatccattatatatatatatatatatatatatatatatatatatatatatatatatatatatatatatatatatatatatatatatatatatatatatatatatatatatatatatatatatatatatatatatatatatatatatatatatatatatatatatatatatatatatatatattgtttttaGGAATTAGGGATTTGATAGTATATACCCAAATTCCTCCTAAAAACGTGGGCCATATTTTTAGCCAAAAggaactttaaaaaaaaaacttaatatAGAAAAGGTGAAtggacagagagagagagagagagagttgagagggaGATAGACTATGAAGTTTGTTTTTAGGAATTAGGGATTTGATAGTATATACCCAAATTCCTCCTAAAAACGTGGGCCATGTTTTTATCCAAAAggaactttttttaaaaaaaaccttAATATAAAAAAGGTGAAGGGACAAGGATCGAATCCTAGACCTGGGGTACACAGGGGCACCAACTTACCAATTCACCAAGGTAGTCAATTGAGCATGGGTGGTCACAAACATATTTATATAGATAATTTTAAAATTGATACTGTTTATACATAGCCTAGGGAGGGGAGCATGGGTGCATGTACCCCACCCCCCTCCACGTAAATTCGCCTCTATCAAATAACCTTCTTAATTAATGTTatgaaatattttcttaatttttcaaaatcttaaaatcacttattgtggattGAAAGtaggttcttttctttctattttgtcTTCGAAATTCATTTTTGTTTTAGatttctgaaataaaataaatacaaaatagttaatttgaaaaaatgatattgtatagccGCTTTCTAAATAATAGCTAAAAAATATAtggtttttatatattttttgtacatatatacattttgtatgctatatacaaaaaatatacaaattttatatattttttccgctaatgaatgtaaataatttctggcgcgagctaaaagtgaaaaaacctatattttttcttcattttgtaactATATATTTGAGGAAATATGTATGAGAATCTTAAgaaaatgtcccaaataagtccTAACTTACTAAtctctagccattaatcataCACTTACCAAAACCAGCCAAGCACATATAAAATtgaaaacccaaataaataaggatTCTTTATCACCAAGAATCACAAGCAAAGATCTCTTTCCATATCTTTATGCACGATTTACAACATTAGACGCAAGAGtgaaaggaaatttcatggataagATAGCAAACAAGGTGacgaaagacaaaaaaaaatacaagattccaaaaatctaagcaaaaagggACCTTTTTGATGGGTATGATTGTAATTTATTAAAAACATATAGATTAGTCAATATTCAAAATTCGAGAAAGATTGGAAGTGATTTGGATTGATTGGGTATCATCATAGTTAAAATCAAGTAAAAAACTTCTTCTGCGACACGTGCATCAAATATGTATTACACTTGTATCTCACACacaagtatatatgtatatatatgtgatacatatttgatacaaatatgatatatATGTGATACACAGTGCGATACACATATCATCTTTTtccatgttcatcttctacttcgaattttcaattcaaaccacctcaaaatccTCCCCCTTTCTTTTCACGAGTATGATTTAGACTATTATGATACATATAATGGATCCAAGCTTTTTGTCGAATAACTAAGATATTTACTTTAATGGGTGAAGTTGACAGCAAATGAAGACAATATCAATGTCATTATTAGATTTTGAGGATTATATGCATGGTTTGCATTATCACATTCACTTAAAACATCATTCCTGTCTTGTTTATCTACAAACAAATTTACGTGCAATAAGGACATGCATGCATGCCATGGTtccatttttctttaatttattccGGAGAGAAGTGAGCTATAAAACTTTATGATCATTAGTTGTTGTTTCCTCATTCCTGAGTATTATTgttctttaatatatatattttttttggtaagACGCAAGCTTGAATTGCTACTATTGAACTACACGCTAGATAAGTAAAAAAATGAAAAGCACATGACAATCAATTAATTAACTACATATATCAATTCTAAACTAGTTGAAGTCGACATATACAAATTAAGTTCAAGAGGATTGAATATAGCTAAACCTATTCTCTGCTACGTTAACTTGTCATAACCTTTTTTTTGTTAGAAATTGGAACCTGCTATGCTGATAGGTAGGTTGAGTTGAAATCAAATGGCAGTACATTCTTAGGATTTTGGTGCTTTTAAAACTTTTATAAAACgggaaagggaaaaagaaaaaatgaagaaagaataaacGTGCATTTCCCACAAAATTCGGCAGGTGATGGTAAATGTAAGCCATCAGTCTAATTTgttccctctctctctctctctctctctctctctctctctctctctctctctctctctctctctctctctctctctctctctctctctctctctctctctctttcttctcatTGAATGTTGAGAGCACCGGTTACCTTTTCTTCTTTGTATCTACAAACACATTTTCAGTTTTCACCACATCATGGAATTAGAAGCAACATCTTGACTATTTAATTGCCATTTGCGAATAGAGAACAAACACTACCTAGAGAGGAGAAATGGCTGAAGAGATCATCAATGCAAGCCAATATTCTTCCCCTGAAGAATCAAATATTGCTCCAATCGTTCCTCGTTCCACAAGGAAAAAGGGAGGATGGACAGCCATCGCATTCATTCTTGGTAAAGACAAAAAACATCCAATTCATCAACCCATAATTTATCCACAGACAATATTAATGTAAATATATAAAGACTGTGTTGATCTGTTTGTGTGTGTAATGTTTCTGAAGGGAATGAATCGTTTGAGAAATTGGCGTCGGTGAGTTTGATATCCAACATGACCACATATTTGCGGACCAAATACAATATGGGGGGAGTATTTTTGGTGAACGTGGTCAGTATATGGTCTGGCTGCTCCAACATTACACCTTTAGCTGGTGCTTTCTTCGCTGATGCTCACCTTGGCAGATTCCTCACTCTCCTCTTTGGTTCCCTTGCTTCTTTCCTGGtattaaaaaaatttcttttccttGGTTTTAAATTGACGCTTTAGGCCATGCCCGCatggtttttcccaaaaattctAACACCATTAAAAAGTATTCAATACCTTATAAGTAGATTCTTTTTCTTTCCTATTTTCCCTTTTGcgcaaatttttattttaaactgCTATATGGATAAGGGCTAAAATCTCGATGTGTATGTGAGTCTAGTAGCAAAGGTATGTGGTCCTAACTTTTTGGCTACGGATTTATCTGAATCTAGAACTCTTGACAcgagtatatatatacatataaaaatcTACTAAAATGTTaacaaatattatattgaacCCAGAATTTTGACAATAAAGTTGAACCCATTAAGTTTAAATTCCGCTATGTCATTAGGAACAACTGGTTGAAAGCCCCCATTCTTGTTCTTTTGGCAGGGGATGGGAATGGTGACTCTAACCGCTGGAGTAGATGAACTCAGGCCACCTAATTGTCAGGGCCTTGCAACTTGTTCCGATCCACACAAATGGCAGCTTGCATTCCTTTTTGCAGGTCTTGGATTTATGGCTATAGGTTCAGGAGGTATCCGAGCTTGTAACATCGCCTTTGGGGCTGATCAATTTGACACTAATACAGAGAAGGGAAGGTCTCAGCTCAAAAGTTTCTTCAATTGGTGGTACTTTTCATTCACCATTGCCCTTATCATTGCTCTCACAGTTGTTATCTACATCCAGACAAATATCAGCTGGTTTATTGGCTTCCTAATCCCAACTTGCTGTTTAGCTCTTTCCATTATGATTTTCTTGATTGGTCGCAACACTTACATCCGTTTGAAGCCTCAAGGATGTGTTTTTATCGACATGGCAAAGGTTATAAATGCAGCTTGCAGAAAGAGACACGTTCGCGTTGTACCAACATCAAATTCCCTTTATGAACCTGTCCCTAAGGAAACTGCAGAAAACCAGATATCAGTGCTTAGACACACAGATAGATTCAAGTGCTTAGATAAGGCCGCTGTGATTGTGGATCCGAGCAGTGAATTGAATGGTGATGGAGTTGCTAAAGATAGCTGGAGACTCTGCAATGTTGAACAGGTCGAAAGGCTGAAATGTGTAGTGGGAATTTTACCTGTTTGGATAGCTGGAATCACTTGTTTCATCACTATGGAACAGATGAACACATTCGGGGTTCTTCAAGTAATTCAATCCAACACAAGAGTTGGGAATTTTAATATTCCTCCCGGGTGGATGGGACTAGCATCTATGATTGCCCTGGCTATATGGATCTTCATATACGAGTGTGTATACGTTCCCAATGCATCGAAAATCTCTAAGAAGGAAGCCAGATTGTCACTCCAAATAAGAGTCAAAATAGGCATTTTCATGTCAATTCTTTGCTTAGCAGTAGCTGCATTTGTAGAAACAAGGCGCCGAGACTTGGCCTTGAAAGAAGGCACATTCATCTCTCCACTAGGTGTTGCATTCTTTTTGCCTCAATTCATACTATCAGGGTTGACAGAAGCATTTGCCGCGGTCTCAGTCATGGAATTCTTGAATAACCAGGTACCAGAGACAATGAGAAGTGTAGCTGGAGCAATTTTTTTCTTGAGTCTAAGCATTGCCAGCTACCTCAACACTCTCATTGTCAATATCGTTGAGATGTTAAGTGGACTACACGGCGGAAAGCCATGGTTGGGAGGTCATGACCTTAACCAAAACAAGCTAGAACGTTTTTACATTCTTATTGCTGGATTGGGAGTACTAAACTTCATATACTTCCATTTTTACGCCAGCCGTTACATTCTAAGTTATGAAGAGTCAAAGAGGAGACAGACTGTGTTGGAAACTCGCATTGATCATGTTGACCTGCCAGAGAAGAAACCATGAAAATTGGAGCATATTAATATGGTTTAGTCATCCAAATGGAGTAATTGAATCAAAGACATGAGTTAATTAAATTTATGTCTTTTATGTGTGTTTGCGGAGCATGCTACTTTATTAGCAGTCACTGTCCAATATTAATGTTCCTCAATGCTTAAAATTTAGTAAATGCTGTAGGACTATATAGGGGCCGGATAATATATAAGGAGTTAATCCTTTTCGCTTCTTAACAACAATTATTACACCTTAATTCCAAGCAAATTAAGATGAGTTATATGACTTCTTACTGCCATATCGCTTCATTGTAATACTATCAAAACTTATTATTTCTCGCACTATAAGTTCCTTTACCTTTTATTAAATCCGTACTGAGAATCTAACAAACATTGGACCCAAAGTAAGCGCTACGTACACTTCCGATTAATTAATAGTTTGTAGAAATTACTtgtaattttattctttttgtttcTGCTTTCAATGTCATTTGCGATCACAATAAGCTGTTATCAATTAAAAATAGTATCTGGAATACAAATTCGACTGTAGTATATTTAAGtctgataggttacaagtaccttgttttatgttttgatgatctaacaaacttattgtcaaGAATCAGATAAGGAACCGGTTACATATCCTCAAGATCTTAAGATCGAAAGGTTCCAGCTTGGAATATGCTTCGACTCTTCAGAGTCAGaggaacaacagagggaacaaATAACTATCGTTTCCCGAGGAAACAGTACAAGTCAACTGCCCAAGCTATAAAGTTACTGTCTGCACACGCTATAGTGCAAAAACAATGCagcagtcaactttatggggagtattttttttacctaccttgcttacatcatcctagtgatgtcacaaatgcattattaacatcaaggaaggtaaaaacAAATCTGTTGTTCGCTTAGAGAAATCATTGAAGCTCTCACACAGTGATTGATCATCAAGCAatcaattctcaagtgcatcaagaacaaagaacaatacTACTACAGACCAGTTCCCCACAACAAGtcattgtatgtccttagttgagttgtaactttgtaatagttcttaAATTGTATTTCCTACTTAGCTTGTTCAGAAGTATTCTGTaggaaactctttgtaaaccttaaacctttgtgtttgagtcttggctagagttagtcgagttataaagtctttgtaatagagttattacaaagtggcttgtaatagagtattacaagttagtgagggattaagagatTAATTCCTAGGGTGCATacgttgtaatctaaaagttgctcagtagtgaagttgaaatcctacaagggtaggtcgtaatttttaatcccgttgagttggaaattttccacgtaaaattcctcttgtCATCTACTCACTGCAGTGTGCGTGTGTTCTAGtaggaactgatagagaacctggttctctatagagtttggtagacccttatattctatcaattggtatcagaacaGGTTTTTTCtatcaggttaacacctagaaaggatcctcatggctgctcctACAAACTTCGAAGAAAGCCAGTCTACTTACAGACCACCTAGGTTCAATGGACAATATTATGGATGGTGAAAAATTAGGATGCACgacttcatcatggctgaagattctgAGCTATAGGATGTCATATGTGACAGACCTTTTGTTCCCACCAAGAATCTTGGTGACCCAGCTGTATCCATTCCCAAGACGAGGAAGGAATTCAATGACGCTGATCGAAAGGCCATAGAAAAGAActttcgtgcaaagaaaattcttatttGTGGCATTGGTCCTGATGAATATAACAGGATATCGGCATGCCAATCAGCAAAAGAAATCTGGGAGGCTCTTCGGACAGCTCACGAAGGAACAACACAGGTTAAGCAATCCAAGATCGAAATGCTCACAACTGAATacgagctcttcaggatgaaagATGATGAATCCATCCAAGATATGCACACTCGCTTCACCTCCATTATTAATGAGCTTCactctcttggtgaaactattccaaGAAACAAGCTTGTCAGGAAAGTCCTTAGTGTTCTgcccagttcttgggaaagcaaagtgaaCGCCATTACAGAGGTGAAGGACTTGCAGACACTGACCATAGATGAACTTATTGGCAATCTAAGAatatatgaaatgaagaagaagaaggacaatgaaagaagagaacccaaaagggagaagaacctggtcctcaagacaGACAACAATGATTCAAGTGGTAAGGATGGTGATATGGCTTACTTGACAAGAAGATTCTAGAAGATGGTTCGCAggaatggaggcattccaaaaacGGAAAACTCTAGCAAGCCAAAACATTATGATCTCTGTCATAAATGTGGCAAGCCAGGATACTTCATCAAGGAGTGACCTATCTTAAAGCAAGATCAGTacaaaaataactttgacaaagtagccaagaggaacccggttcctgatAAACGCTGCAAGAGAAAGAATGCCGTTGACAATGTTGTaaagcaagctcttgctgcatagggagactcctccagcgaatctgaagaagaaaatgatcatGGTTATAGTTCAATGATGGTAGTGGAAAGTGAATCAACTGAGTATGACTCAATTTTTGCCTTGATGGCTcagtctgatgatgatgaagatgacaacgatgatgaggtaaattttctaGATGTTCAGAGAAATTTGAAATCTTATTCTCCTAAAAAACTCATTTCTTTGGCAAATGTGTTAATTGATGGTCATCAcagtcttataaatgataaagatACTTTAACTGTGGAGTTAAGAGAAGCAGAACAAACCAGAGATGCCTTAGTAATAGTTGTTGTTGATTTAAAGGAAACAATTGAGaacttgaagaaaaagaagaatgccTTAgatgaaaaaattacaaatatagaacatgaaagagatgatcCAATGGTCGTTGTGGTAGACCTAAAAGAGACCTTTGAGTGtgtaagaaaggaaaaagaagtctTAGATGAGAGAGTTGCTAACAttgagcatgagagagatgacctattaGTGGTGGTAGTGGACTTGAAGGAAATAATTGGAGAACCTAAAATAGAGAGTAGGCCTGGAAATTCTCAAtagggaaaggaagttgcaagcgaggcatacattaagcttgaaagtgagttaaattcagtgaagtctagtctgtgtgctgagcttgagaaaaacaaacaacttcatAAAGAACTAGGAAGAGTGaagagtgatcttgaaaaatcactcaagtggacctggtcctctgatgctatcactgccatgtacacCAACAATGGGGGAAACATGCAGGGGATTGGGTTCCAAAGGGAAAACATTCCTTACAATCCTCATAACAAGTTGTTgtgaccaaacacactcacgcaagtatacgtggtcgtcaagtaatatagtagtgagtagagtatcgttcccacaaagacttatgattaactaacTACTGGtagagaacctggtccctcataTAAAAAACGCATGATGCTTGCTTGGACCAGAAGATCCCTCATTCACCcctttcctcattacaagggacccaatctcgtttgggttcctaagtctaactctTGCTTTTCTTGTGtagggaacagtgaaaggaagcaacctacaatggtacatggatagtggctgctcaaagcacatgactggaagTACAAATAATTTCCTTTCACttaaagccctgcaaggagggagtgcaTCCTTTGGAAATGGCAAGAAAGGATACATTTTGGGAGTTAGAAGGATTGGGAAGTCTCTTTCACActcaattgaaaatgtgtactacgtGAACGAGTTGAAGTACAACTTGGTAAGTGTTTCCCAAATCTGTGACAAGGGAAgcaaggtggaatttgtgtcaaaAATATGTACAGTCACAAACATAGTGACTGGTGAGGTGGTGCTAGTAGCAAAAAGATACAAAAATGTCTatgttgttgattttgagtcTCTGCAGTATGGTGATCTCAACTGTCTAAGTgctattgatgatgatgctgaattaTGGAGTAGGAGGTTGGGTCATGCAAGCTTCATGTTGCTGAACAAATTGGTCAGGAAGGACCTGGTTCATGGTCTGCCCAAATCAAGTTTCAAGGATCACaaagtgtgtgatgcatgtgtaaaaggCAAGCAAGTCAGATCCAcattcaagcccaaaaaggaagtcAATACCTCAAAGTCACTTTATCTTCTTcacatggatctatgtggacccaTGAGGATGGCAAGCAGGGGAGGAAAGAAATATATATTTGTTATAGTTGACGATTACTCCAGATTCACCTGGACTCTGTTTctcagaaccaaggatgaaacctttGAAGTGTTTGTTGCTTTCGTCAAAAGGATTCAAGTGAAGATGGGTAATAATGTAGCTTGCATCAGGTTTGATCATAGGACAAAGTTcgacaatgccaaatttgatgagttaTGTACTGAAAATGGTATCACTGACAATTTTTCGgctccaagaacacctcaacaaTATGGTGTTATGGAGAGGAAAAATagaactcttgaagacatggcaagaATAATGTTGATTGACAGTGGGATCGCAAagaatttctgggcagaagctgtcaATACCgcttgctacttggtgaacaggtgcatgatcaggtcccatcTGAACAAGACTTCATATGAACTGCTAaatggaaggaagcccaagcTGACACATCTAAGGACTTTTGGGTGTAAACGTTTTGtcctcaacaatggaaaggaagctATTGGAAAGttcgatgccaaaagtgatgaaggaatctttctggGATACTCATCCCAAAGCAAAGCTTACAAAGTATACAACAAAAGGACTCAATGTGTTAAAGAAAGtatacatgtgatctttgatgaatctcaccTCTCCTGTGAGAAGgacagacatgttgaccaagatGAAGAACCTTTATCTGTTCTAGGTGAAGTTATTGACATGGCAAATGGAAAGGCAGACATGATGAGTCATGTCAAGGAATCCAGTAAAGATAACGCAAATACATCTCCATCCATTGGAGAGGAACATGGTCCCACGATCACAACAATTGAAGCTGAAAATAGTGTTGCTGATGCAGTCCAAGGTACTCCATTTGCTGAAGTAAGAAGCGGCCA
This DNA window, taken from Nicotiana tabacum cultivar K326 chromosome 4, ASM71507v2, whole genome shotgun sequence, encodes the following:
- the LOC107769569 gene encoding protein NRT1/ PTR FAMILY 2.8-like, translating into MAEEIINASQYSSPEESNIAPIVPRSTRKKGGWTAIAFILGNESFEKLASVSLISNMTTYLRTKYNMGGVFLVNVVSIWSGCSNITPLAGAFFADAHLGRFLTLLFGSLASFLGMGMVTLTAGVDELRPPNCQGLATCSDPHKWQLAFLFAGLGFMAIGSGGIRACNIAFGADQFDTNTEKGRSQLKSFFNWWYFSFTIALIIALTVVIYIQTNISWFIGFLIPTCCLALSIMIFLIGRNTYIRLKPQGCVFIDMAKVINAACRKRHVRVVPTSNSLYEPVPKETAENQISVLRHTDRFKCLDKAAVIVDPSSELNGDGVAKDSWRLCNVEQVERLKCVVGILPVWIAGITCFITMEQMNTFGVLQVIQSNTRVGNFNIPPGWMGLASMIALAIWIFIYECVYVPNASKISKKEARLSLQIRVKIGIFMSILCLAVAAFVETRRRDLALKEGTFISPLGVAFFLPQFILSGLTEAFAAVSVMEFLNNQVPETMRSVAGAIFFLSLSIASYLNTLIVNIVEMLSGLHGGKPWLGGHDLNQNKLERFYILIAGLGVLNFIYFHFYASRYILSYEESKRRQTVLETRIDHVDLPEKKP